From the Bacteroidia bacterium genome, one window contains:
- the pepT gene encoding peptidase T — protein MIPSDYHYTCVDRFLKYVTYDTQSDENSETFPSTEKQKVLAAELVEELKAMGLHDAEMDTYGYVMATIPANTDKPDVPVVGFIAHMDTSPDVSGANVKPVLHHGYGGGDIVLPADPSIVITVADNPHLSTKLGETIITADGTTLLGADNKCGIAEIFDAAYFLLTHPEVKHGTVRICITPDEEIGQGTKYFDVQKFGATYAYTVDGEQLGSIENETFCADSLTVTFKGVSIHPGFAKGKLVNAVKMASRFIEMLPKESLSPETTELKQGYVHPHGISGGIEQCTIKFLLRAFTTEELRDQEAFLRSLVGQTLTEFPKGDATVTVDESYRNMRYVLDEHPQVLAYAKEAMERIGLVPEIGSIRGGTDGARLSYMGLPCPNIFAGEHSFHSKREWVSVQDMEKAVQTIVAIAALFEEKA, from the coding sequence ATGATTCCTTCCGATTATCATTACACCTGTGTCGACAGATTTCTCAAATATGTGACGTATGATACGCAGTCCGATGAGAACTCCGAGACCTTTCCAAGCACTGAAAAGCAAAAGGTTCTCGCGGCCGAACTCGTGGAGGAGCTGAAGGCTATGGGTCTCCACGACGCTGAAATGGATACGTACGGTTACGTCATGGCGACCATCCCCGCCAATACAGACAAGCCTGATGTTCCGGTTGTTGGTTTCATTGCGCACATGGATACCTCGCCTGATGTCAGTGGCGCAAACGTCAAACCTGTACTCCACCATGGCTATGGCGGTGGCGACATCGTTCTCCCGGCCGATCCCTCCATTGTCATAACCGTTGCCGACAACCCACACCTCAGCACCAAGCTCGGTGAGACCATCATCACCGCTGATGGCACGACGCTACTGGGTGCGGACAACAAATGCGGCATCGCCGAGATTTTTGACGCGGCATATTTTCTGCTCACGCATCCCGAAGTCAAACACGGTACTGTACGCATCTGCATTACCCCCGACGAGGAGATCGGCCAGGGAACAAAGTACTTCGACGTGCAGAAATTTGGCGCCACGTACGCATACACCGTCGACGGTGAACAGCTTGGCTCGATCGAGAATGAGACCTTCTGCGCTGATAGTCTTACCGTGACCTTCAAAGGTGTCAGCATCCATCCTGGTTTTGCCAAGGGGAAACTTGTCAACGCGGTAAAAATGGCGTCGCGTTTCATTGAAATGCTGCCGAAGGAGTCGCTCTCTCCCGAGACTACGGAACTGAAACAAGGGTACGTCCACCCTCATGGGATTTCCGGCGGTATCGAGCAGTGCACGATAAAATTCCTGTTGCGCGCCTTTACAACTGAGGAGCTGCGCGATCAGGAGGCGTTCCTTCGCTCCCTCGTCGGACAGACACTCACTGAGTTCCCGAAAGGAGACGCGACCGTAACTGTTGATGAATCCTACAGAAACATGCGCTATGTTCTCGACGAACATCCGCAGGTTCTTGCCTACGCAAAGGAGGCGATGGAGCGTATCGGCCTCGTCCCCGAGATCGGGAGCATCCGTGGCGGTACGGACGGTGCCCGCCTCTCATACATGGGTCTCCCATGCCCGAATATTTTTGCCGGCGAGCACAGTTTCCACAGCAAACGCGAATGGGTAAGCGTGCAAGATATGGAAAAGGCGGTTCAGACCATCGTCGCCATTGCCGCGTTGTTTGAAGAAAAGGCATGA
- the dut gene encoding dUTP diphosphatase yields the protein MEKNIISIPVTRLRPGYDDIPLPEYATPHAAGADLRAAIDADIELAPGGIIAVPTNLAIELPPHLEAQVRPRSGLALKHGIILPNSPGTIDADYRGEIKVIMSNIGTDPYVIRRGERIAQLIIAPVFHVEWKETHTLSETDRGSGGFGHSGTH from the coding sequence ATGGAAAAAAATATCATATCAATACCAGTCACCCGCCTGCGTCCGGGTTATGACGACATCCCGTTGCCGGAATATGCCACACCCCATGCCGCCGGTGCGGATCTCCGCGCCGCCATAGATGCTGACATCGAACTGGCACCGGGTGGTATCATCGCGGTACCGACGAATCTCGCTATCGAACTCCCGCCGCATCTCGAAGCCCAGGTCCGCCCCCGAAGCGGACTCGCGCTCAAGCACGGTATCATTCTCCCGAACAGTCCAGGCACCATTGATGCCGATTATCGCGGCGAGATCAAGGTCATCATGTCCAACATCGGCACGGATCCCTACGTCATTCGACGTGGCGAACGCATCGCGCAGCTGATCATCGCCCCGGTCTTCCACGTCGAGTGGAAGGAGACACACACGCTTTCCGAGACCGATCGTGGCAGCGGCGGTTTCGGACACAGCGGCACACACTGA
- a CDS encoding carboxymuconolactone decarboxylase family protein has product MSKSIAETRLYRSEMNERILSAGLKEFNRFFALDTAAYREGALPVLTKELMGLVASMVLRCNDCIFYHLDRCVTEGATKDQVLEAMNIALVVGGSIVIPHLRYAMEVLDQLYADSVSTDNQS; this is encoded by the coding sequence ATGAGTAAATCAATCGCTGAAACCCGTCTCTACCGTAGCGAGATGAATGAGCGTATCCTGTCCGCGGGATTGAAGGAATTCAACCGCTTTTTCGCGCTCGATACCGCTGCTTATCGCGAGGGGGCTTTGCCGGTTCTGACGAAGGAACTGATGGGGTTGGTTGCTTCCATGGTGCTTCGCTGCAATGATTGCATCTTTTACCATCTTGATCGTTGTGTCACAGAAGGCGCAACGAAGGATCAAGTTCTTGAGGCGATGAACATCGCGCTCGTCGTTGGCGGAAGCATCGTGATCCCGCATCTGCGCTATGCAATGGAAGTGCTGGATCAGCTATACGCTGACTCTGTTTCTACCGACAACCAAAGTTGA
- a CDS encoding ABC transporter permease gives MRTVNITESIAMAMGALKANKLRAMLTLLGVVIGVFSFIGVMTGISVLQDSIESSFDVLGSNTLNIQKYPPIHGGPDSRMKYRNRKDITIDQGMYLRRNARLAEHVNIQANVMGGTVQFGNRKTNPNVQVIGATPEMVYTHNREVSEGRMFSEQELEYARNVVVLGAEIVRFLFPNEYPVGKRVRVNGIPLTVVGVIAKKGGLFGGGADNFIILPLSSFTNIFGDARWVALQVKAADKDTYDAMVDETIGLMRTVRRVPPGEENDFEVVSNESLIGEVNNLTFMIRVGTGAVSAIALLAAGIGIMNIMLVSVSERTREIGIRKAIGATRRTILTQFLIEAVVICQIGGLIGIIMGLGGGNILALMLEIPPVLPVGWAALGVLVTSIIGIVFGVYPAWKASNLDPIEALRYE, from the coding sequence ATGCGAACCGTAAACATTACTGAAAGTATCGCCATGGCCATGGGAGCACTCAAGGCGAACAAGCTCCGCGCTATGCTGACACTCCTCGGCGTCGTGATAGGTGTCTTTTCCTTCATCGGTGTGATGACGGGAATAAGCGTGTTGCAGGATTCAATCGAATCGAGTTTCGATGTGCTCGGATCGAATACCCTGAACATACAAAAATATCCACCCATACACGGGGGACCCGATTCCCGGATGAAGTACCGCAATCGCAAAGATATAACCATCGACCAGGGAATGTACCTCAGACGTAATGCGAGACTGGCAGAGCACGTCAACATTCAGGCCAATGTCATGGGCGGGACTGTTCAATTCGGCAACCGGAAGACTAATCCCAATGTGCAGGTCATCGGCGCTACGCCGGAAATGGTCTATACGCACAACCGGGAGGTCTCCGAGGGCCGTATGTTCTCTGAACAGGAACTCGAGTATGCGCGGAATGTCGTGGTACTCGGCGCTGAAATTGTTCGCTTCCTTTTTCCAAATGAATACCCTGTTGGCAAACGTGTGCGCGTAAACGGTATTCCCTTGACTGTCGTCGGTGTCATCGCAAAGAAAGGCGGCCTCTTCGGAGGAGGCGCCGATAATTTCATCATCCTTCCCTTATCAAGCTTCACGAACATCTTCGGCGATGCCCGCTGGGTAGCGCTGCAGGTCAAGGCGGCGGATAAAGATACCTACGATGCGATGGTGGATGAAACGATAGGCCTGATGCGTACCGTCCGCCGCGTCCCTCCCGGCGAGGAGAACGACTTCGAAGTTGTCTCCAACGAATCCCTTATCGGTGAAGTCAACAATCTTACCTTCATGATTCGGGTAGGTACAGGAGCGGTATCCGCAATCGCCCTTCTCGCTGCGGGAATCGGTATCATGAACATCATGCTCGTTTCGGTGTCGGAACGAACCCGCGAAATTGGCATCCGAAAGGCGATAGGTGCGACCCGACGCACTATCCTGACGCAGTTCCTCATCGAAGCGGTGGTGATCTGCCAAATAGGCGGTCTGATCGGAATCATCATGGGGCTTGGAGGTGGCAATATCCTCGCGCTTATGCTGGAAATTCCTCCAGTACTTCCTGTCGGCTGGGCCGCGCTGGGAGTGCTTGTCACAAGCATTATCGGTATCGTTTTTGGCGTGTACCCCGCGTGGAAAGCGTCGAATCTCGATCCCATCGAGGCGCTCCGATATGAATAA
- a CDS encoding T9SS type A sorting domain-containing protein: MKWHLCIFSILLFPMLASAQDEAAIEAARQIPLNSPFEQLAGQLLKTANVPHSICPKFLYYQNGLNPSYAYLNETLPFSSEWAMKIPIPTSTQASVCTVWTQMVDFELLNTTLFDKDTIRFYVRNANAPFTVLYSTWFIARQGENRGVVEVEQPLVPPFVRPVISPARDILVGYKVVGDSGHVVKWRFTTPALFSNPPMTFKVTPSGLIPASTAVGQSVDWINEAQICCNKWVPVELSAFNARVENDVVLLRWRTETETNNYHFQIERALTPDGPWESRAFVPGFGTTTQPRDYEHRDRFSLADFAGHTPVFWYRLRQHDFDGTVSVFPPIQVLLTDLSPLGFELMPVYPNPLLASSSQLARIRYRVPEEQHVRISVHDMLGRELAVVTNNIHPAGMYEGSWAPLTEQGALNSGTYIIRMSSGGTVLTTNVSVVH; encoded by the coding sequence ATGAAATGGCATCTGTGTATATTTTCCATTCTCCTGTTTCCGATGCTCGCATCGGCGCAAGATGAAGCGGCCATTGAAGCGGCCCGTCAAATCCCCCTGAATTCACCCTTCGAACAACTCGCTGGTCAGCTGCTGAAAACAGCGAACGTACCGCACTCGATTTGCCCGAAATTTCTCTACTATCAGAACGGCCTCAATCCCAGCTACGCGTACCTGAACGAGACTCTGCCGTTTTCCTCTGAATGGGCGATGAAGATTCCCATTCCGACGTCAACGCAGGCATCCGTTTGTACAGTATGGACACAGATGGTGGATTTTGAATTGCTGAACACGACACTGTTCGACAAGGACACGATTCGCTTTTATGTGCGGAATGCCAACGCTCCCTTTACGGTCTTGTACTCCACGTGGTTCATCGCGCGTCAGGGTGAGAATCGCGGCGTGGTCGAAGTCGAGCAACCGCTCGTTCCTCCCTTCGTTCGTCCCGTGATATCGCCGGCGCGGGACATACTCGTCGGCTACAAAGTGGTTGGCGATAGTGGCCATGTCGTGAAGTGGCGCTTTACGACACCCGCTCTTTTTTCGAATCCTCCGATGACCTTCAAAGTCACTCCTTCGGGGCTTATCCCGGCATCCACTGCTGTCGGCCAGAGCGTCGACTGGATCAACGAAGCGCAAATCTGCTGCAACAAATGGGTCCCGGTTGAGCTTTCAGCATTCAATGCCCGGGTGGAGAATGACGTCGTCCTTCTTCGTTGGCGCACGGAAACGGAAACCAACAATTATCATTTCCAGATCGAACGAGCGCTCACACCCGATGGTCCGTGGGAATCCCGTGCCTTCGTGCCGGGCTTCGGCACAACAACGCAGCCGAGAGACTATGAGCACCGGGACCGCTTCTCGCTAGCCGACTTCGCGGGTCATACGCCCGTGTTCTGGTATCGCCTCCGACAACATGACTTTGACGGAACCGTCTCTGTGTTTCCCCCGATACAGGTCCTTCTCACGGATCTGTCTCCTCTGGGATTCGAGCTTATGCCGGTGTACCCGAATCCGCTGCTCGCGTCCTCCTCGCAACTCGCCCGCATTCGCTACCGGGTACCGGAGGAACAGCATGTACGCATCAGTGTGCATGACATGCTCGGACGTGAACTTGCCGTCGTGACAAACAACATCCATCCGGCCGGCATGTACGAAGGATCATGGGCACCGTTGACGGAGCAAGGTGCGCTCAACAGCGGGACGTACATCATCCGAATGAGCAGTGGTGGCACCGTGCTCACCACCAACGTGTCCGTGGTGCATTGA
- the hypA gene encoding hydrogenase maturation nickel metallochaperone HypA yields MHEVSIAESIVDIARDYAGRENVPLFSAIELQIGTLSGIEIEALMFAMDVVCRGTVLEGAEIRIQSVAGRARCEGCNFEFPVEDQFSPCPACGELRSSIISGEELRVSSLLFSE; encoded by the coding sequence ATGCACGAAGTATCCATAGCTGAAAGCATCGTCGATATCGCGAGAGATTATGCGGGTCGAGAAAACGTTCCCTTGTTTTCCGCGATAGAGCTTCAGATAGGTACACTCTCCGGTATTGAAATCGAGGCACTGATGTTCGCGATGGATGTCGTCTGCCGCGGTACGGTGCTCGAGGGTGCCGAGATCCGCATACAGAGCGTTGCAGGTCGTGCGCGTTGTGAGGGCTGCAATTTCGAGTTTCCGGTTGAGGATCAGTTCTCTCCCTGTCCCGCCTGCGGCGAGCTGCGTTCATCGATCATCAGCGGAGAGGAACTCCGCGTTTCTTCCCTACTTTTCAGCGAATGA
- the hypB gene encoding hydrogenase nickel incorporation protein HypB, translating to MCDTCGCTQPDDAVTIRTPEEMHAHEHEHTHAHPHTHTHSDTHTHDQGVAHAHAHVHVHPHTHDHGHTHAHGEAQDHTHDHHTHDHGHPHEHEHRHGESHTHTHNPSGYRSIVVETDILAKNNIRAERNRGYFEAKFIRALNLVSSPGSGKTSLLERTIRELAGRIPLAVIEGDQQTMNDANRIREAGAPVVQVNTGNGCHLDADMVHRAMDKLQPIEGSLLMIENVGNLVCPSLFDLGEETRVVIMSVTEGEDKPQKYPNMFRSSQLCVINKIDLLPYLDFDLEKAKDYALQVNPNLHFIELSVKTGEGFEDWISWLTTAKKH from the coding sequence ATGTGTGATACTTGCGGCTGTACCCAACCCGATGATGCAGTGACAATTCGTACACCAGAGGAAATGCATGCGCACGAACATGAACATACACACGCGCACCCCCATACGCACACGCACTCCGACACGCACACACATGATCAGGGCGTAGCCCATGCACACGCACATGTCCATGTACATCCGCACACGCATGACCACGGACATACCCATGCGCACGGAGAAGCGCAAGATCATACGCATGATCACCATACCCACGATCATGGACATCCGCATGAGCACGAACATCGGCACGGGGAATCCCATACGCACACGCACAACCCCTCCGGATATCGGAGTATTGTCGTCGAGACCGACATCCTTGCAAAGAACAACATCCGCGCCGAGCGCAATCGCGGGTATTTTGAAGCAAAATTCATCCGAGCACTGAATCTGGTTTCCTCGCCCGGATCAGGAAAAACCAGTTTGCTTGAACGCACGATCCGCGAACTCGCCGGCCGTATTCCCCTGGCGGTGATCGAGGGTGATCAGCAAACGATGAATGATGCCAACCGCATCCGTGAAGCCGGTGCTCCTGTGGTGCAGGTCAATACCGGCAACGGCTGCCATCTCGATGCGGACATGGTGCATAGGGCAATGGACAAGCTCCAACCCATCGAGGGATCGCTGCTGATGATCGAAAATGTGGGGAATCTTGTCTGTCCCTCTCTGTTTGACTTGGGTGAGGAGACCCGGGTTGTGATTATGAGTGTGACCGAGGGTGAGGATAAGCCACAGAAGTATCCGAATATGTTCCGAAGCTCACAGCTCTGCGTGATCAATAAGATTGACCTTCTTCCCTATCTCGATTTTGATCTGGAGAAGGCGAAGGACTACGCATTACAGGTCAATCCCAATCTGCATTTCATTGAATTGTCGGTAAAAACGGGAGAAGGCTTCGAGGACTGGATTTCCTGGCTGACGACTGCGAAGAAGCACTGA
- the guaD gene encoding guanine deaminase → MIRTPFVLRGAAANPRGSREMDFWPDATIAVDEKGIIRYAGKAAALPEQWQPVAQQRVGGVLFPGFIDAHVHLPQLDCRGRFGTSLLNWLHDFIYPAESLFEDDAVARDVARRFFQALTDAGTSTAMVFCTSHSRATDIAFEEAEASGLRVIMGNTLMDRGAPEQLCVPAMQAMIETERLIERWHRATPLLHFAVSPRFAPACSSELLRQAGVLAAKYDLHIQTHFNESLQEITSVRAIFPQTAHYAAVYHEAGILASKTVLGHSVHTSDSEMTLLAESGTAVAHCPDSNLFLGSGRFPLELHEQYGIRVALASDVGAGTTLNMLSVMRSMCHVQGRSLHPLLPLFLATLGGAQALNLQDETGSLTPGKSADIIVIPFPGNSLDSSELRSLTAVDLASTLVYTTSCERVLRHWVGGRELPVTAATSTRQ, encoded by the coding sequence ATGATTCGCACGCCGTTTGTACTCAGAGGTGCGGCGGCGAATCCGCGCGGGTCCAGAGAAATGGACTTCTGGCCCGACGCAACGATCGCCGTTGATGAAAAGGGGATAATTCGCTACGCCGGAAAAGCCGCCGCGTTGCCCGAACAGTGGCAGCCTGTCGCTCAGCAGCGTGTCGGGGGCGTGCTTTTTCCCGGTTTCATCGACGCGCATGTGCATCTCCCGCAATTGGACTGCCGTGGCCGCTTTGGTACGTCGCTTCTGAACTGGCTCCACGATTTCATCTATCCGGCCGAATCTCTCTTCGAGGACGACGCGGTTGCGCGTGATGTCGCGCGACGTTTTTTTCAGGCGCTGACCGATGCGGGTACCTCCACAGCGATGGTATTTTGCACTTCTCACAGCCGCGCAACGGACATCGCGTTCGAAGAGGCGGAAGCAAGCGGATTACGCGTCATCATGGGCAATACATTGATGGATCGCGGTGCACCTGAGCAATTGTGCGTACCCGCGATGCAGGCGATGATCGAAACCGAGAGACTGATCGAGCGTTGGCACCGCGCTACTCCCCTGCTGCATTTTGCCGTCAGTCCCCGATTCGCCCCGGCATGCAGTTCGGAATTGCTCCGTCAGGCTGGAGTGTTGGCTGCGAAATATGATCTCCACATTCAAACGCATTTCAATGAATCCCTTCAGGAAATCACGTCTGTACGCGCGATATTTCCGCAGACCGCACATTACGCTGCTGTTTACCACGAAGCCGGCATTCTTGCTTCGAAAACCGTACTCGGACATAGCGTCCACACCAGCGATTCCGAGATGACGCTCCTCGCGGAATCGGGAACAGCCGTCGCGCATTGTCCTGACTCCAACCTGTTCCTCGGCAGCGGACGTTTTCCTCTGGAACTTCACGAGCAGTATGGTATCCGTGTCGCGCTTGCGTCCGATGTCGGCGCCGGTACGACACTGAACATGCTTTCGGTCATGCGCTCCATGTGTCATGTGCAGGGTCGCAGCTTACACCCCCTCCTTCCGCTCTTTCTCGCGACGCTGGGTGGCGCACAGGCCCTGAATTTACAGGATGAAACCGGCTCACTGACGCCGGGGAAAAGCGCGGATATCATCGTCATTCCCTTTCCCGGAAATTCCCTGGATAGTAGTGAACTTCGCAGCCTGACAGCAGTGGACCTCGCTTCCACGCTCGTCTACACGACGTCGTGCGAACGCGTACTCCGTCACTGGGTGGGCGGAAGAGAACTCCCCGTCACAGCTGCGACAAGCACCCGGCAATAA
- a CDS encoding sulfite exporter TauE/SafE family protein, translating to MNESLWILAGTAASIGFIHTIIGPDHYLPFIMMAKARGWSRSRTMMITLVCGLGHVFGSVILGVVGIAFGIALQQLELIEGVRGSIAAWALISFGILYALWGLRKAWHTEAHVHEHTHDDGVAHSHTHVHLFGSGAHSVIHHKETTFWALFVVFILGPCEPLIPILMYPAATHSIPAMLLIASVFGVVTIATMLIMVSLVSAGIERIPLRGLIRYTHAIAGGTIALSGLAIQLLGL from the coding sequence ATGAACGAGAGCCTCTGGATACTCGCCGGAACCGCCGCCTCCATCGGTTTCATCCATACCATCATCGGTCCCGACCACTACCTTCCATTCATCATGATGGCCAAGGCCCGTGGCTGGTCGCGCTCCCGCACGATGATGATAACTCTGGTCTGCGGGCTTGGCCATGTGTTCGGATCCGTTATTCTCGGTGTCGTAGGCATCGCTTTCGGAATTGCCTTGCAGCAGCTTGAACTCATCGAGGGTGTGCGAGGCAGCATCGCTGCCTGGGCGCTGATTTCCTTCGGGATTCTGTATGCGCTTTGGGGCCTCCGCAAGGCGTGGCACACGGAAGCCCACGTACACGAGCACACACACGACGACGGCGTTGCTCATTCACACACCCATGTGCACTTGTTCGGTTCCGGCGCGCATTCGGTGATCCATCACAAGGAGACCACGTTCTGGGCGTTGTTCGTCGTGTTCATACTCGGACCGTGTGAACCACTTATCCCCATCCTGATGTATCCTGCCGCGACACACAGTATACCTGCGATGCTCCTCATCGCATCGGTATTTGGCGTTGTCACCATTGCCACGATGCTGATAATGGTATCGCTTGTATCCGCGGGTATCGAACGCATCCCCCTTCGTGGTCTGATACGCTATACACACGCCATCGCGGGAGGGACCATAGCCCTCTCGGGTCTGGCGATTCAATTGCTCGGGTTATGA
- a CDS encoding PQQ-dependent sugar dehydrogenase, with protein sequence MKYLIYTFCSFVLFAMSAYSQIELQNAFPALSFNRPVDLQHPGDGSNRLFVVEQAGRIFVFENQPAVANTVLYLDIRNRVNSSGNEEGLLGLAFHPSFATNGFFYVNYTASSPRRTVISRFQRSASDPNSADPSSEEVILEFAQPFSNHNGGQIAFGPDGFLYIATGDGGSGGDPQNNSQNRANLLGKILRIDVDTPSGGKQYGIPEDNPYKNNDAGFREEIWAYGLRNPWRFSFDPSTDRLWTADVGQNRFEEIDIVVKGGNYGWRIMEGFSCFNPASGCDTTGLIPPVHVYERTLGVSVTGGHVYRGSNVPTLQGQYLYADFVSGRLWGLTYDGPGKVKNTLLLETGQNISSFGVDQSKELYICTFSGAIFKFKPLVNAIQASRLPDNAALDIHPSPLRKSNSSPVTIQVAIPQNVDLRLTLHDTLGRRLMTIAEGNYTGGRHTYRIDGSTLHAGLYFVSLQLPDTRVVRKFLVLD encoded by the coding sequence ATGAAGTATCTGATCTATACATTTTGCTCATTCGTGCTATTCGCCATGTCGGCATATTCACAGATCGAGCTTCAAAACGCCTTTCCCGCTCTCTCCTTCAACCGACCTGTCGATCTGCAACATCCGGGTGACGGCTCAAATCGGCTTTTCGTGGTCGAGCAAGCCGGGAGAATCTTCGTTTTTGAGAACCAGCCCGCAGTCGCAAATACCGTTCTCTACCTCGATATACGGAACCGTGTCAACAGCAGCGGTAACGAAGAAGGATTGCTGGGACTTGCATTTCATCCTTCATTTGCTACGAACGGCTTCTTTTACGTCAATTATACCGCAAGCTCACCGCGAAGAACTGTTATCTCCCGTTTCCAGCGATCCGCTTCTGATCCGAACAGCGCGGATCCGTCCAGCGAAGAAGTAATTCTCGAGTTCGCTCAACCGTTCAGCAATCATAATGGCGGCCAAATTGCTTTCGGACCGGATGGATTTCTCTATATCGCGACGGGTGATGGCGGCTCGGGAGGTGATCCCCAGAACAATAGTCAGAACCGCGCGAACCTGCTAGGAAAAATTCTTCGTATCGATGTCGACACCCCGTCCGGCGGAAAACAATACGGTATACCTGAGGACAATCCCTATAAAAACAATGACGCTGGTTTCCGGGAAGAAATATGGGCCTACGGTTTACGCAACCCATGGCGCTTCAGTTTTGACCCATCAACCGATAGGTTGTGGACCGCCGATGTCGGTCAGAATCGCTTCGAGGAAATCGATATTGTTGTCAAAGGAGGGAATTACGGGTGGCGGATCATGGAAGGCTTTTCGTGCTTTAATCCCGCCTCAGGGTGCGACACAACCGGTCTCATTCCCCCCGTGCATGTATACGAGCGCACCCTTGGCGTTTCTGTGACCGGCGGACATGTGTATCGCGGCAGCAATGTACCCACTCTGCAAGGACAGTACCTTTATGCAGATTTTGTCTCCGGTCGGCTCTGGGGCCTTACGTACGACGGACCCGGCAAGGTGAAAAACACTCTTCTGTTGGAAACAGGTCAGAACATCTCTTCATTCGGTGTAGATCAGTCCAAGGAATTATACATCTGTACCTTCAGCGGCGCAATTTTCAAATTCAAACCGCTCGTCAACGCCATCCAGGCCTCCCGATTGCCCGACAACGCGGCTCTCGACATTCACCCCTCTCCGCTGCGGAAATCCAATTCCAGCCCGGTGACAATCCAGGTGGCAATTCCACAGAATGTCGACCTGCGACTCACATTGCACGACACCTTGGGCAGGAGACTTATGACAATAGCCGAAGGAAATTATACAGGCGGGAGACACACATATCGTATCGACGGATCCACGTTGCACGCTGGGCTGTATTTCGTAAGCCTTCAACTCCCGGATACGCGTGTAGTGCGGAAATTTCTTGTCCTTGATTGA
- a CDS encoding DMT family transporter — MNGRKTPTDYRTHLALLFVQITFGGFSVVGKYALTHIEPLAMASMRVLFAGPVLLLIALKHDRALPAVKEIPQLALLGFFGVFINQVLFIIGLNYTSAINAAILMPSIPVFTTAIALLMRIERLTKTRIAGIAAAVIGALIILNIGNLTFSGDAALGNLLILINCASYALFLVLARPVLLRIPPLTVTAWSFLFGGVGVVALGFEDFITTPFMTLPSEVWLSIAYILLLPTLINYVLNVWAVKRSSSSLVAAYTTLQPVVATILAILLLGEYFGIREMAGFALIVLGLVWTSTTPVRK, encoded by the coding sequence ATGAACGGGAGAAAGACACCCACAGATTATCGCACGCATCTTGCATTGCTGTTTGTGCAAATCACCTTCGGCGGTTTCAGTGTCGTAGGCAAGTATGCGCTCACGCACATCGAACCGCTCGCGATGGCATCCATGCGTGTATTGTTCGCTGGTCCCGTTCTTCTGCTCATCGCGCTGAAGCATGATCGTGCACTCCCTGCTGTCAAAGAAATTCCGCAGCTCGCGCTTCTGGGCTTTTTCGGTGTCTTCATCAATCAAGTCCTCTTCATCATCGGGCTGAACTACACCAGCGCGATCAACGCAGCCATTCTCATGCCGTCTATTCCGGTGTTTACGACGGCCATTGCACTGTTGATGCGCATCGAGCGCCTCACCAAAACACGCATCGCTGGTATCGCAGCGGCGGTGATTGGAGCCTTGATCATCCTGAATATCGGCAATCTTACCTTCAGCGGTGATGCCGCCCTCGGAAACTTGCTCATCCTCATCAATTGCGCGAGCTATGCATTGTTCCTGGTTCTGGCGCGTCCTGTACTGCTGCGCATCCCTCCACTCACTGTCACGGCCTGGTCCTTTCTGTTCGGTGGTGTGGGCGTTGTCGCTCTGGGATTCGAGGATTTCATCACAACACCGTTCATGACGCTTCCGTCTGAGGTGTGGCTGTCCATCGCCTATATCCTTCTCCTGCCCACGCTGATAAATTACGTTCTCAATGTCTGGGCGGTAAAGCGCTCTTCCTCCTCACTGGTGGCGGCGTATACGACACTGCAGCCGGTGGTTGCCACCATTCTTGCGATTCTCTTGCTCGGAGAGTACTTCGGCATTCGGGAAATGGCCGGATTCGCCTTGATTGTTCTCGGACTGGTATGGACGAGCACGACACCCGTCCGCAAATAA